A region of the Chelmon rostratus isolate fCheRos1 chromosome 1, fCheRos1.pri, whole genome shotgun sequence genome:
TTCTGTGTCAACAAGAAAGACAACTCGCCATGTTTATCAGTCAAAATGGAATAGAACTGCTAACAATCTCTTGTGCTGTCTATATAATTTGTGTTTTCCATTAAATGAAGGTGTCTTGACTTTTCTGGATCTCAGTAATAACAGGTTGCCACCTCCTGTAGACCCTATGTAAGTAGTCTAGTCAGTTGTACTGTAATTGTCACCGTAACTGGGTGTGCCATCACTTGTGACATCCCTATGATAATAGCCGATGTCCTCATAATTGGTGTTATCCATTGTGCTGTCCCTGTAATCTGTACTGCCCCACATGAGGAATCCTCCAGGTGACACTTAGACTGCCTCCAACATGTTTGATCTGTCACAACTCAGCATCTTGGCCTTCACATGTAAATGAAATCTGATGCAGGGATGTTAGTATTCATCACACCTGCCTGGAGTCTGCATGTGGTTACCATTTAAAAACTATTCAAATAGGCCTTCATTTAAATTCTGCCTTTGATAATCATGTTACCCCAAACCAAAAGATCCAAATGTCAGTGTAATGTACTgcaaaaatatctaaatataaGTAAGACTAGGGATTAGTACAGGAAGTGTCGACCTGATTTCGCtcataattgtgttttttttaacacaaacataAGTCTACAGAAATTAAGTAATGACATCAAATTAAATTCATTCATATCTGTGAGGGGCACACTTGATATCAACTTAAACAcagaataaacaataaaactgcACACCACACTCTAATGATTTATTATGGTGTCTTGGCAAACAATTGGATTTTGCAAGCATATTTTCTTTATGTATACAAAACATGCACTTAAAAAGTCATCCACCACCTGATAGCAATTATCTTAATTATGAAGTTTGTACCATAACCAGCACTTCTGGTGTGTGTTTACCACTACTATGTTTCAGTAGCATggataaaaaatatttttaaactcataaggaggaaaggaaagaataAAATACTATAATCCCAAAACATTATGGACAATGATAACCCCGCACACTCAGCCACACATATCATTTCTAGTCCCTTTACTGTATCTTCAAAGGAGAAGCACatcaaaattatttttatgtctAGGACGTTTTATGTGTGTCCTTAAAGCTACCCCAGAACCAAGGGATCATGTTTTATTCTATGGTTTTATTGAACCAGCTCAACTGTTCACAGCGCCAACACATTAAACGAGGGGGTGAAAAGGGCAAATGCGCCACCTAGTGTAAGCAGGCAGGAAGTACAGCGCCCTGCTGAATGAAATTCAAAGTGCTAAGAGTCATTGGTCGGTAATTTGAAAAGCAGTTTATCTTCACATAGatgattgattttatttaaaatgaaaaatttaCACACATAGATATATGGTAAAGACATGTGACAACTGTCTATTTCACATAGGATTAAATAGTGTTACGGAGAACAAATAtgcagtttctgtgtttgatttgtcagTTGCATGCTCTTATTTGGTGCTATGTGCTTTAATCATACAATATATCGATCAATTTAATATATGTATTATTTAGTTAAATATAAGAATGCATTATGTATGTAAAATCAAACTGTCAGTTTCATTCAGATTTCCTAAGAAATTTAACAGCGACAGCCtactgtaaaaagaaaaagaaaaaagatggcGTCAACgagaaaacttttattttgaattaatGGAGCCTCGTACTTCCTTCTGCCAGCTCGAACCTGGCGAAGAAGACGAACCGCGATCGTCGTCTGCCGGCGACAGGACTTCGCGACGAAGTAAATAAGCGGGAAGCAAAATGAACGCGATAGAGAAGAAGCTCGCAGACTTGATACGTCAACACCCGAATCTGTACGACCAAACGCGGCGGGACTACAAGGACAATCTGCGGGGACATTTGTCGTGGAAAGAAATCGCAGACAACATGGGAAAGTCGGAGGAAGAGGTGAAGCTGAAATGGAAAAATCTACGCGACAAGTTCTGTAAGGCGAAGAAGCGAATGGCCAAGAGAAGCTTCCCTCTGCTGACAGACGACGAGAACCCGGCGGAGCGGCCCGTCCCGGTGTTGTACAACCAGCTGGCCTGGCTCAGCGCCTATGTCAAACCCAGACCAGGAACTGGCATGGGAGACACCGACGAGGtgtgtgtccacctgtctgtcgTTCACTGACGCCAAATGTGTTCATGCCTTTGCTTTTAAAATACTAGCAAGGCAATGTAACGAAGCAGTTCGTAGCTAACTGTTTTTAACTTGACCTATGAGAATGTAGCCACTGCTAACTGTAGGCTAACCGTAGTCATATTCACTCAATAATTAATCTATATAGTTGTATCCTGTACAACTTTGTACATATCCAACGATACATAATAATGATCTATCCCTAACAATCACTACATtaggttttctttttcatacaAGCACCACCGGCTAACTACATCATTATCGACGTCTGCCTCTCGGAATATCCGGTTTagttttcagaataaaagcacagccaacttaaaaaaaaaaggttatcgttatttattaattaattatatttCTGTGTCAACCTATTAATGACCACTAATATCCATCGGCCAATTATTCAATCAGCCTCTACAGCAGGGGCAGTCAAAGACCAGCTCAGTTTTTGTAGCATCCttttagagcaggcatctcaaaccggttccataaagggccgcgtggctgcaagttttcattccaaccaaggaggagcacacctggctggaatcaattaatcagctgatctcagtcttcagctgataactaagtgatcccttgatgttgattggtttgcctgatgtgctcctcctgggttggaatgaaaacctgcagccacgcggccctttatggaaccggtttgagatgcctgttttAGAGCCATGttaaatcataaaacacatgtagcacactaacctctgtgatgGATGAGACTGCCTCTCCTTGGCAAGGGGGCTGATGTCAGATtttagtgatgatgatgctaaaAGAAACTTCTCAAGGCGAGACTTCTGCTAtacactgctgacacacagtcGCTGACAGAATGAGGAGAAATATTAGaaagaaattattattattttctgggTGAATAATTGTTAATCTTGCTTATAAAAGGGAAGCTAAGAAACGGGCAATGAGAATGTTTAGCTTTCAGGTTTCATCAGGACTCATTAATAACACCATCAATCACATCCTGTTTATGAAAGTAGTTTAAAAACATGCGCTCAAAGGGCAATCATTTACTGCACACTGCTCTTAGAAACTGAGTACAATTAGCTTATAATAAGCATGACCTGATATCATCAGTGATCAATATAAACACATATTATTAGACCATAACATTGATCCATCCAATAACTAACTACAGTCAGTGTCAGACAACCTTATCACACTTAGCAGTTACCTCGTGTTCCTGCGGTGGtgacaaaagtaaaaaatataaatgtatatgcACAGAAAAAGTATACATATAGAATTTGGATTAAACAGAAGTTTCCTCTGGGGAAAATATTCCACACAGCCCTCCCCACCAGCCTCTGTTGGTTAGCTGCACTATTTTAGTGGGAGATGACCGTGGTAATGAGGGATGAACTGTTTCAAaaatttctcattaaaatacaaCCTGGTTGGTGTATCAGATAGATGCTGAATAAAACACCGACTCATATCACTGTTAAATCACTGTGTAGCATTGGGTAAATATAGGATACTGAGTTTGctacacacatatactatatatcaacatcactgtaaattgaatattaCTGAATGGTGTATACAAATAAGTGGCAAGTCAGATCTCACAGCAGCTTATTAACTCAATGTGCGTGCATAGTTAGCTAGCTGGTAGAAGGGCATTACTGCCACACCCAGGGCATCCAAACGCCTGAGGGAggtttcacactcagcagcattttcagtcacagcagcttcagttctTGCAGAGTAGTAAAAGACACAGTTCCCTCTTTTCAGTTGCACTTACCACAACTTTAATTTCacatcaaatgatttcacattttaatgcagagagttgagaagctgctggaacttgaggttcagctctgagaggttcttggtcATCTCTGGTAACCATGAAGGCCAAAGcccacagacacttgctatcaccGAGTTTCTTCGTCAGgttctttcttcatctctatgaattattccagacaaattGTCAGTTTGGAacagtttctctttgtctggttctagcagcagcagcaacaaggctctgcTTCACAAATTCAGCTGTAATGACACTCGAGATGAGgatttttcatcactgtgagctcatCCCCACAAACTCATATAGACACCCTGGCTCTGACTTTTCTTTgacttcaacaaaaaaataatcatttgccTCTCAGAGCTAAAAGGTCTCGTGTCCTTTATCCAGCCCAGAGGCCGGAGCTTCACCACCCCTGCTCCACAGAATAGtataaaatacaaaactgcatattttttgttttcaaaagaatagattttaaattgttattttcatctgtAGACTTGAAGCATGTGTAAACCCTGTCAAACTCATCACCCTGTTTTGTCCCTAGTGGACTTACAGGTCGTATAGGGAACTGTGGCAAAGAAACTGCAGCTTGTAATcagtgttgttgtctgtgttaaCCAGTAAGGCCATATCCTGCTTTCATGCCGCACAGGGAGCCGGAAGTGGCGATGACCTGGAGAAAGAGCGAGACAAAGACGAGAAGCACGGCGCCCTGCCTGTCGTTAGTACGAGCTTTTCTCCCGTGGAGTCCTGTCCGAACGGGCATCCTGAGATGGGGGTCTCTCTTAAACGTAAAAGGCAAACCACCGCAGAGGGTGAGATAAGTTCTCCAGAGGCCCTCACCAGCCTcagagatgaagatgaactgTTTTTGCTGAGCCTCCTGCCCTCACTGAAGAGGCtcaccattaaaaaaagaatggaGGTGCGCATGAAATTCCAGCAAGTGCTTTATGCTGCAGAGTTTGAGGACTGAAGGGCTCATCAACAGGTCGATGGAAGGGCTCGTTATTGTATAGTTACAATTCTTCAAGCATTCAAcctgtaaatatatatttgtaataacttgttaatatttatttttgtatcacCGCTGCTattaaaatatcaatatatagatctctatatcCCAGTGTTATCAGAGTTCTCCATGTATCAAAAGTTTTATCTTGTGGtttgaaaatggagaaaagtgTCATTTTGACTGTAGGTGAATGTAGGCGCCACCTGTTTGTTACTAGTTCTAAAATAGACTTGTTAGTTAACTCTGTAAACATGTGCAGGAAAATCTGatt
Encoded here:
- the LOC121610018 gene encoding uncharacterized protein LOC121610018; translated protein: MNAIEKKLADLIRQHPNLYDQTRRDYKDNLRGHLSWKEIADNMGKSEEEVKLKWKNLRDKFCKAKKRMAKRSFPLLTDDENPAERPVPVLYNQLAWLSAYVKPRPGTGMGDTDEGAGSGDDLEKERDKDEKHGALPVVSTSFSPVESCPNGHPEMGVSLKRKRQTTAEGEISSPEALTSLRDEDELFLLSLLPSLKRLTIKKRMEVRMKFQQVLYAAEFED